The following coding sequences are from one Eleginops maclovinus isolate JMC-PN-2008 ecotype Puerto Natales chromosome 11, JC_Emac_rtc_rv5, whole genome shotgun sequence window:
- the rnf14 gene encoding E3 ubiquitin-protein ligase RNF14, with protein MSEDKEAQEDELLALASIYDEEEFHQAESAQGGEIQLCLELPPGFKVVVKGEKQTEYNVCFLPPLVLNFELPAFYPSTSSPIFTLSSKWMTRAQMSSLCRHLDELWEENQGCVILFTWIQFLKEEALDFLGIHSPLEFIKGGSKACSERRKNDQAATALTQGGSPPENTEEQKREVKKEKCEAQLSLSSQLDPRAVLSMDPRADLLPQLLDFDEEQRQRVFDSRVFGCGICFVEKMGSNCLCFKECQHVYCKACMTEYFQIQIRDGNVQCLNCPEPKCTSIATPSQVKQLVDEELFARYDRLLLQSSLDRMADVVYCPRQSCGTAVMVEPDSTMAICSACQYAFCTLCKMGYHGLSHCKIPADELRNLRDEYLSATPVGQKFMEQRFGKRVIQKAVEESFSRDWLNENCKGCPRCGTNIQKVDGCNKMTCTSCRQYFCWLCLGILSKVNPYSHFNNPNSPCYNQLFQGVDLDEEDAFWSDEED; from the exons ATGTCTGAGGACAAGGAAGCCCAGGAGGATGAGCTGCTTGCTTTAGCAAGTATCTACGATGAGGAGGAGTTCCACCAGGCGGAGTCTGCACAGGGTGGGGAAATCCAACTCTGTCTGGAGCTCCCTCCTGGTTTCAAAGTTGTTGTCAAAG gagagAAGCAAACGGAATATAATGTCTGCTTCTTACCTCCTTTGGTGCTCAACTTTGAGCTTCCTGCATTCTATCCCTCCACATCCTCACCAATCTTCACTCTCAGCTCTAAATGGATGACCAGAGCACAG ATGAGCTCTCTGTGCAGACACCTGGATGAGCTGTGGGAGGAGAACCAAGGCTGTGTGATTCTTTTTACCTGGATCCAGTTCCTTAAAGAGGAGGCTCTGGACTTCCTGGGAATCCATTCTCCTCTTGAATTCATCAAGGGAGGAAGTAAGGCATGTAGTGAGCGCAGGAAGAATGACCAAGCAGCTACAG CTCTGACGCAAGGTGGCAGCCCTCCTGAAAACACTGAAGAGCAGAAAAGAGAAGTGAAGAAGGAAAAGTGTGAAGCACAGTTGTCCTTGTCTTCTCAACTGGACCCGCGGGCCGTTTTGTCAATGGACCCTCGTGCCGACCTCCTACCTCAGCTCCTGGACTTTGACGAGGAGCAGCGCCAGAGAGTGTTTGACAGCAGGGTGTTCGGCTGTGGAATCTGCTTTGTAGAGAAGATGGGCTCAAACTgcctctgctttaaagagtgcCAACATGTCTACTGCAAGGCCTGCATGACCGAATACTTCCAGATCCAAATACGGGACGGCAACGTTCAGTGCCTTAATTGCCCTGAGCCCAAATGTACCTCCATAGCCACGCCGTCGCAG GTGAAGCAGCTGGTGGATGAGGAGCTGTTTGCCCGTTATGACCGCTTACTGCTGCAGTCCAGTCTGGACCGCATGGCCGACGTGGTTTACTGTCCCCGGCAGTCCTGCGGCACGGCGGTCATGGTGGAGCCAGACTCAACCATGGCCATTTGCTCAGCCTGCCAGTATGCCTTTTGTACACTGTGCAAGATGGGCTATCATGGTCTCTCCCACTGTAAAATCCCTGCAG ATGAGTTGCGTAACCTCAGAGATGAATACCTGTCAGCCACACCTGTTGGGCAAAAGTTCATGGAGCAGCGCTTTGGGAAGAGGGTGATCCAGAAAGCAGTGGAAGAGTCCTTTAGCAGAGACTGGCTCAATGAAAACTGCAAAGGCTGCCCACGCTGTGGAACTAACATACAG AAAGTCGATGGCTGTAATAAGATGACCTGTACCTCGTGTAGACAATACTTCTGTTGGCTGTGTCTGGGCATCCTCAGCAAAGTCAACCCGTACAGCCACTTCAACAACCCAAATTCACCCTGTTACAACCA ACTCTTCCAAGGTGTGGATCTTGATGAAGAAGATGCCTTCTGGAGTGATGAGGAGGACTGA